In Drosophila santomea strain STO CAGO 1482 chromosome 2L, Prin_Dsan_1.1, whole genome shotgun sequence, a single window of DNA contains:
- the LOC120443759 gene encoding piezo-type mechanosensitive ion channel component isoform X2 — protein sequence MVFSYACMVLQRIVVPAVLVLAALMRPVGISFVYLLMFFVSPFVPLATRRNFKGSVTAFFIILLALSTLLLLGHITLQILAVSLTLPIYNCSFSEQLLRHIGFVSFIDLQPFAIIEWLVPEVLVFATSLGSYLTVKRVASQPVGVEQLENGEVVDGQAENEQTSSQPAATDANGGDVQQVTVTTPLQQQQQQLRKRVSMISQHIHFEGLVKISPLFCLATLFFAAVLRPSVPGGFYFLIFLLAGTYWATCQTLQRGFALLLRCVMVVLVLHSLSIVSYQTPWMQDHLNHTTLTARLIGLEPLIESYCSPDIRVFLYNNKLSLDSYLNPFALFFAYFALALTTKHLIKPRLEPKPATAFGQQLDCNSSSINNTTTGNKVNRQLSLLTSQTSRGRRDGSNPGGGGATITTTTTTNTNTNTTITSSAIRNQRLSVSLRRDQRATLNEPTETTPLVRQSTRKARTPQPLESGSSVAPSVTQRGNDIQLDSLEQRSEQENTTTSILDQISYGFVSVGGFIYQNSYIFTNILMMAWSIVYHSWLTFVLLLWANVLWMIPNQRKAMMRSSPFIVLYAEALLIAQYIYGMDLNNEELPTSVPTAGINLQQIGFERPIENQMRPCVPLIVKTAFVLMFWVTSRQFFKEKRDRRRDSTLADIIAPLQITVGSAGSSYLINDGKKTSKFLKKAGDVIKNLLVRLWIWLLVLVIFLCAITGENMTGFRICYMALFLFFLLVFQSSSKAWVKIMYGFWLFLIFYAMSILILIYTYQFDKFDKYWSDYLNVSATLQKDIGLKRYQTKDLFLHLVSPTIIVILTVIQVHYFHKRFIASLQQQPLAGGSAQQKPTETTALEPAPSKRRGSAGSLRRSQGPSAEAAPGATTDFETSVRDLVRISFRKIKNKSEYIFKNFKDVFWRFLELHIMKAVYIAAFVCSVSEVCVLHIIFVGFCVLGATSRKAVQVVISRLISFIVTIIVLSKMIYQIEYLSHSQHNVVCSDNRTANNAEWIGLTKADKVTGGLMSLLRTYIIYMVIVTMHAVITLRQLQMRVKIGALNAPPTKLLFPNIIRADAEKDLVGLVKYLLNFGFYKFGIEISLIALVSTITYRQDIVAVVYALWLVVLLLLRRSQCAKIWGVFQAFFAISILTQYIVLVGLPPSSCLVYPWDEGPFGEGIQRWTMLPGTLHFNHVPKLIFDFIVLVILNRQKSIFCIEQRYASNDDYPGGSNRSVIADIAQLGRVPFDNPTHDFCSYIRNYSDILKNGVLCGFYWFTLAVVFLAGTNIADLLALGYLIGAFIFLWQGSDFYLRPIHTIIFRWKWLLAFNVANILIKTSFQMAGCLFMTQLTKDCCWLVHMLGITCTSNVLTEQIMLPEEAELTLKPGECPKITHQVVLLWDTICFAFIIFQLRIFKSHYFCHIITDTKANNILASRGADIIESLRHKQIAHRHDHEKQVLHKIKRKMERIRATQQKMLRPLDKQTHFDEHGYPLPAPTVRRRKEIKLHPHATRAGDYYMFEEMDDKFELDLIHDEIDFLEEENITESEMKMQRRKTLYDLLPASGLTRYIYLNPQKSKDAPTGEFPSTSKGISKERDAATASSSASPAPTRDVGDLPVIPPPLTGLGREQTSKETSDSKSKMEVDSGEVTAKDSDEDFDTNPIIRLLEGFLVTLTIRLNRFSRNYRFVNRILAGEKKTLKESSSLNRLGLSSAAAMFHFLKSNLESDESVPPASSSTPRRVVIAPPNATEHSDPTSTTLNTNTTTTPLSPPEPLQPLKPTTTSTPQQQHQHNRAAEEIIELPVDTVDGVTYRKQSINSSPPAKGTMLSRKSDCGLPEIRIKAPSVERGAHYYHNHHSGGGSGSLSKHWSYEQVDSAGEFNLEEENFAQRDHHIIVEVLISSWYALLANTDLICYIVVFINQVVNASLISLPLPIMVFLWGTLSLPRPTKTFWVTLIAYTQAIVLIKCIFQFKLIWSNYHQLPNQPLTPAKIFGVENKAHYAIYDLILLLVLFLHRYLLKSQGLWKSGYKDTDNQFTKPTASIDERDDSDNLSQPDSRQLNDDAAQKLSLQVSQASLPGSPEFSKTGINQLERTKYTSSLYKFFFSLVHKSRLATDVYALMFLCDFVNFFVLLFGFTAFGTQQTESDEGVQTYLAENKVPIPFLIMLLVQFLLIVIDRALYLRKALVNKIIFHFFSVIGIHIWMFFVVPAVTERTFNSLAPPIIFYVIKCFYMLLSSYQIKSGYPKRILGNFFTKGFSMVNMIAFKVYMQIPFLYELRTILDWVCIDSTMTIFDWLKMEDIFSNIYLIRCTRQSETDFPAMRAQKKASLSKLIMGGTVVLLIVICIWGPLCLFALGNAVGTSNVPFHVSLSIRIGPYDPIYTTNNYDSIFEINPEMYSQMTNAYIKEKQALTFIAGYDATDVAAVRLAGNSPSLWNIAPPDRQRLLNDLRNNHTLKARFSYSLTRKAPAKGLKENVGDEHAISLDESFEGRAALIHMLSETHDVEPIHSNGTTNGTTPEVEEVVVIPGMIPKFIKVLNSGDAAVVSVLSQKHYDYRPLVIKMHRDNETNGLWWEIRDFCNDTFYNETLSKFAYSNCTSGIVMYTFNDKKFPSTFSFLTAGGIIGLYTTFVLLASRFMKSFIGGQNRKIMFEDLPYVDRVLQLCLDIYLVREALEFALEEDLFAKLLFLYRSPETLIKWTRPKEEYVDDDGDTDSIPSRMSVRRPEQLQPQQPQ from the exons ATGGTCTTCAGCTATGCGTGCATGGTGCTCCAGCGCATCGTGGTGCCAGCGGTCCTGGTACTCG CTGCCCTGATGCGACCAGTGGGCATATCCTTTGTGTACCTTCTGATGTTCTTCGTGTCGCCCTTTGTCCCGCTGGCCACGCGACGCAACTTCAAAGGATCTGTGACTGCCTTCTTCATCATCCTGCTGGCGCTGAGCACGCTGCTCCTCTTGGGTCACATAACGCTCCAGATTCTGGCGGTCAGCCTCACGCTGCCCATCTACAACTGCTCGTTCAGTGAGCAACTGCTGCGACACATTGGCTTTGTGAGCTTCATTGATCTACA GCCATTTGCCATCATTGAATGGCTGGTGCCCGAGGTGCTGGTATTCGCCACCTCACTGGGATCGTATCTCACTGTGAAGCGAGTGGCCTCTCAGCCCGTCGGCGTCGAGCAGCTGGAAAACGGCGAAGTGGTCGATGGCCAGGCGGAAAACGAGCAGACATCTTCTCAGCCTGCTGCCACAGATGCCAATGGTGGAGATGTGCAACAGGTCACGGTCACCACGccactgcagcaacagcagcagcagctgaggAAGCGAGTGTCCATGATCAGTCAGCACATTCACTTTGAGGGATTGGTCAAGATCT CTCCTCTGTTCTGCCTGGCCACGCTATTCTTTGCGGCCGTGCTGCGTCCCTCGGTGCCTGGCGGATTTTACTTTCTCATTTTCCTGCTGGCCGGCACCTACTGGGCAACATGCCAGACGCTGCAACG GGGCTTTGCATTGTTGCTGCGCTGCGTGATGGTCGTCCTCGTGCTGCACTCCCTGTCCATTGTATCCTACCAGACGCCATGGATGCAGGACCACCTCAATCATACCACCCTGACAGCCCG TTTGATTGGACTGGAACCGCTTATTGAATCCTACTGCTCGCCGGATATACGTGTCTTTCTGTACAATAATAAGCTGTCCCTGGACTCGTATCTCAATCCCTTTGCGTTGTTCTTTGCCTACTTCGCACTGGCCCTGACCACCAAGCATCTCATTAAGCCACGG CTGGAGCCCAAGCCAGCCACCGCATTTGGGCAGCAACTAGATTGCAAtagcagcagcatcaacaacaccaccaccgGCAACAAGGTCAACCGCCAGCTATCGCTGCTCACCTCGCAGACGTCGCGGGGTCGTCGGGATGGGTCGAATCCTGGCGGAGGTGGagccaccatcaccaccaccacgaccaccaacaccaacaccaataCCACCATCACCTCCTCCGCAATCCGCAATCAGCGCTTGAGT GTTTCTTTGCGCCGTGATCAGCGTGCAACGTTGAATGAACCGACTGAGACGACGCCT TTGGTGCGGCAAAGCACGCGCAAGGCACGCACACCCCAACCGCTGGAAAGTGGATCCTCGGTGGCGCCCAGTGTCACTCAGCGGGGCAACGACATACAGCTGGACTCGTTGGAACAGCGATCGGAGCAGGAGAACACCACCACATCCATACTGGATCAGATTTCGTATGGCTTCGTCAGCGTGGGAGGATTCATATATCAGAACAGCTATATATTCACCAACATTCTTATGATG GCCTGGTCCATAGTGTATCACAGTTGGCTGACTTttgtgctgttgctgtgggCCAACGTGCTGTGGATGATTCCTAACCAGAGGAAGGCCATGATGCGGTCCAGTCCCTTCATAGTCCTATATGCTGAGGCCCTTTTGATTGCCCAATACATATACGGCATGGATCTCAACAACGAAGAACTGCCCACGAGCGTTCCA ACTGCGGGCATTAACCTGCAACAAATTGGCTTCGAACGACCAATCGAAAACCAAATGCGGCCATGTGTGCCGCTGATCGTAAAGACAGCCTTTGTGCTAATGTTTTGGGTGACATCGCGGCAGTTCTTTAAGGAGAAGCGTGATCGCCGAAGGGACAGCACACTGGCGGATATCATTGCCCCACTGCAGATCACTGTGGGATCGGCTGGCTCCAGCTACCTCATCAACGATGGCAAGAAGACCTCAAAGTTCCTAAAGAAGGCCGGCGATGTGATCAAGAATCTACTGGTGCGTCTGTGGATCTGGCTACTGGTGCTGGTTATCTTCCTCTGCGCCATCACTGGCGAGAACATGACCGGCTTCCGCATCTGCTACATGGCCCTGTTCCTATTCTTCTTGCTAGTCTTTCAATCGTCGTCCAAGGCATGGGTTAAGATTATGTACGGCTTCTGGCTGTTTTTGATCTTCTATGCCATGTCCATACTTATATTGATCTACACATATCAATTCGACAAGTTCGACAAGTACTGGAGCGACTATCTCAATGTGTCCGCGACGCT GCAAAAGGACATCGGGCTTAAGCGCTACCAGACCAAGGATCTGTTCCTTCATTTGGTCTCACCGACGATTATTGTGATCCTGACCGTCATCCAAGTGCACTACTTCCACAAGCGCTTCATCGCCTcattgcaacagcagccgtTGGCTGGCGGATCGGCACAGCAGAAACCCACGGAGACAACTGCCTTGGAACCGGCGCCATCAAAGCGACGTGGCAGCGCCGGTTCACTGCGTAGATCCCAGGGTCCATCGGCGGAGGCTGCTCCAGGAGCCACCACCGATTTCGAGACATCTGTGCGAGACTTGGTGCGCATTTCGTTCCGCAAGATCAAAAACAAGTCGGAGTACATTTTCAAGAACTTCAAGGATGTCTTCTGGCGCTTCCTGGAGCTGCACATCATGAAGGCTGTGTATATCGCAGCCTTCGTGTGCAGTGTCAGCGAAGTCTGCGTACTGCACATTATCTTTGTGGGTTTCTGTGTGCTGGGCGCCACCTCGCGCAAGGCCGTCCAGGTGGTGATCAGCCGCCTCATCTCGTTCATTGTCACCATCATAGTTCTGTCCAAGATGATCTACCAGATCGAGTACTTAAGTCACTCGCAGCACAACGTGGTTTGT TCTGACAACCGGACGGCCAACAATGCGGAGTGGATTGGTCTCACCAAGGCCGACAAGGTGACGGGCGGACTGATGAGCCTGTTGCGCACCTACATCATCTACATGGTTATTGTGACCATGCACGCAGTGATCACCTTGCGGCAGCTTCAAATGCGCGTGAAGATTGGAGCACTGAATGCTCCACCCACCAAGCTGCTGTTCCCCAATATTATTCGAGCTGATGCTGAGAAGGATCTGGTGGGACTGGTCAAGTATCTCCTCAACTTTGGCTTCTACAAATTTGGCATTGAGATATCGCTTATCGCCCTGGTCTCCACCATCACATATCGCCAGGATATTGTGGCCGTAGTCTATGCTCTGTGGCTGGTGGTGCTTTTGCTTCTGAGGAGATCCCAGTGCGCCAAAATATGGGGCGTGTTTCAGGCATTCTTTGCCATCTCCATACTGACACAGTACATAGTGCTGGTCGGACTGCCGCCGAGCTCATGTCTGG TTTATCCTTGGGATGAAGGTCCCTTTGGCGAGGGCATACAACGCTGGACGATGCTGCCAGGAACCTTGCACTTCAATCACGTGCCCAAGCTAATCTTCGACTTCATTGTCTTGGTCATTCTAAACCGACAGAAGAGTATCTTCTGCATCGAACAGCGTTATGCCAGTAACGACGACTATCCGGGTGGCAGCAATCGCAGTGTGATCGCCGATATTGCTCAGCTAGGTCGCGTTCCCTTCGACAATCCCACCCACGACTTTTGCTCTTACATACGGAACTATTCGGACATCCTCAAGAATGGAGTGTTGTGCGGCTTCTACTGGTTTACTCTGGCAGTTGTGTTCTTGGCCGGCACCAATATTGCAGATCTACTGGCCCTGGGTTATCTGATCGGAGCGTTTATCTTCCTGTGGCAGGGATCTGATTTCTATCTGCGTCCCATACACACCATCATCTTTCGCTGGAAGTGGCTGCTGGCATTCAATGTGGCCAACATACTCATCAAGACGTCCTTCCAGATGGCCGGCTGTTTGTTCATGACACAACTGACCAAAGACTGCTGCTGGCTGGTGCACATGCTCGGCATCACCTGTACGAGCAATGTGCTTACAGAGCAAATAATGCTGCCGGAGGAGGCAGAGTTAACGCTGAAGCCAGGCGAATGTCCTAAGATCACCCACCAGGTGGTCCTCCTGTGGGACACGATTTGCTTTGCCTTCATCATCTTCCAGCTGCGCATCTTCAAGTCGCACTACTTCTGTCACATCATAACGGacacaaaagcaaacaacatcCTGGCCTCAAG AGGAGCCGACATCATTGAGAGCCTACGACACAAGCAGATTGCCCATCGCCACGACCATGAAAAGCAGGTGCTACACAAGATCAAGCGAAAGATGGAGCGCATCCGAGCCACGCAGCAGAAGATGCTTCGACCCTTGGACAAACAAACCCACTTTGACG AACATGGTTATCCACTTCCTGCACCAACAGTACGCAGAAGgaaggaaattaaattacatcCACATG CTACCCGTGCTGGTGACTACTACATGTTCGAGGAGATGGACGATAAGTTTGAGCTTGACTTGATACACGACGAGATTGACTTCCTCGAGGAGGAGAACATCACCGAGAGCGAGATGAAGATGCAGCGACGCAAGACGCTCTACGAT CTGTTACCAGCCAGTGGACTAACTCGCTATATTTATTTGAACCCACAGAAGTCGAAGGACGCACCCACTGGCGAGTTTCCCTCCACCAGCAAGGGTATTTCCAAGGAACGCGATGCCGCGACAGCTTCTAGTTCGGCCTCTCCAGCGCCAACTAGGGATGTGGGTGATCTGCCCGTAATTCCGCCACCTTTGACTGGCCTGGGACGCGAGCAAACCTCCAAGGAGACCTCCGATAGCAAGTCTAAAATGGAAGTGGACAGCGGAGAGGTGACGGCCAAGGATTCGGATGAGGACTTTGATACAAATCCAATTATCAGGCTGCTCGAGGGCTTCTTGGTCACGCTGACCATAAGACTGAACCGCTTCTCGCGCAACTATCGCTTTGTAAATCGCATCCTGGCCGGCGAAAAGAAGACCCTGAAG GAGTCCAGCTCGTTGAATCGTCTGGGGCTGTCCAGTGCCGCTGCCATGTTCCACTTCCTCAAGTCCAATCTCGAGAG CGATGAAAGTGTCCCGCCCGCCTCCTCATCCACTCCACGGCGGGTGGTGATCGCACCACCGAATGCCACCGAGCACTCAGACCCCACCAGCACCACACTGAACACGAACACGACAACCACACCGCTATCACCACCAGAACCACTGCAACCACTGAAACCAACTACAACCAGTAcaccacagcaacagcatcagcataATCGCGCTGCCGAAGAAATCATCGAACTGCCTGTAGATACTGTTGATGGAGTCACCTATAG aAAACAATCAATCAATTCATCGCCGCCAGCAAAGGG CACGATGCTCAGTCGAAAATCGGATTGTGGCCTGCCAGAGATCCGAATTAAAGCGCCATCTGTCGAGCGCGGTGCACACTATTACCATAATCATCACAGCGGCGGTGGCTCAGGATCCTTGAGCAAACACTGGTCCTACGAGCAGGTGGACAG CGCGGGTGAATTCAATCTGGAGGAGGAGAACTTTGCCCAGAGGGATCATCATATCATTGTCGAGGTGCTGATCTCCTCGTGGTATGCCTTATTGGCCAACACGGATCTCATCTGCTACATTGTGGTGTTCATCAATCAG gTGGTCAATGCCAGTCTTAtttcgctgccgctgcccaTAATGGTCTTTTTGTGGGGAACACTGTCTCTGCCACGTCCCACTAAAACCTTCTGGGTCACCTTGATTGCCTACACCCAGGCCATCGTGCTGATCAAGTGCATCTTCCAGTTTAAACTGATCTGGTCCAATTACCACCAACTGCCCAATCAGCCGCTGACACCTGCCAAAATATTCGGCGTGGAGAACAAGGCCCACTATGCGATTTACGATCTGATCCTTTTGCTGGTTCTATTCCTGCATCGCTATCTGCTTAAGTCACAAGGCCTGTGGAAATCGGGCTACAAGGACACGGACAACCAGTTCACCAAACCCACCGCTAGCAT TGATGAACGCGACGATAGCGACAACTTATCACAACCGGATTCCCGCCAGCTAAACGATGATGCTGCTCAGAAGCTGAGTCTTCAAGTGAGTCAGGCTTCCTTGCCAGGATCGCCTGAATTCAGCAAGACTGGCATCAATCAGCTTGA GCGCACCAAGTACACCTCATcattatacaaatttttctTCAGTTTGGTTCACAAATCCCGTCTAGCCACAGATGTATATGCTCTGATGTTCCTCTGCGATTTTGTGAACTTCTTTGTGCTTCTGTTCGGCTTCACTGCATTTGGA ACTCAGCAAACGGAAAGTGACGAAGGTGTGCAGACATATCTCGCGGAGAACAAAGTGCCCATACCATTCCTGATTATGTTACTGGTTCAGTTCCTGCTCATCGTCATTGATCGAGCCTTGTACCTGCGCAAAGCCCTGGTGAACAAGATCATCTTCCACTTCTTTTCGGTTATCGGAATACACATCTGGATGTTCTTCGTTGTGCCTGCAGTTACGGAACGCACTTTCAACTCCCTCGCACCTCCAATAATATTCTACGTGATAAAGTGCTTTTACATGCTGCTCAGCTCTTATCAAATCAAATCCGGTTACCCCAAGCGCATTCTGGGCAATTTCTTCACCAAGGGATTCTCGATGGTCAATATGATTGCCTTTAAGGTGTACATGCAGATTCCATTCCTGTACGAGCTGCGAACAATATTAGACTGGGTGTGCATTGACAGCACAATGACCATTTTTGACTGGCTGAAGATGGAGGACATTTTCTCGAATATATACCTAATCCGGTGCACCCGGCAGTCAGAGACAGATTTTCCAGCTATGAGAGCTCAGAAGAAAGCCTCACTTTCCAAGCTCATAATGGGTGGCACCGTCGTCCTCCTGATAGTGATTTGCATTTGGGGGCCACTGTGTTTGTTTGCCCTTGGCAACGCGGTGGGCACCTCGAATGTGCCCTTTCATGTGTCGCTATCAATACGAATCGGACCCTATGATCCCATCTACACAACGAACAACTACGACAGTATCTTTGAGATCAATCCTGAGATGTATTCTCAGATGACTAATGCATACATTAAGGAGAAACAGGCTTTGACGTTTATCGCTGGTTATGATGCAACGGATGTGGCTGCGGTTAGACTAGCTGGCAATTCGCCTTCCCTGTGGAACATAGCACCGCCAGATAGGCAGCGATTACTAAATGATTTAAGAAACA ATCACACACTGAAGGCGCGGTTCTCTTATTCTCTCACCCGGAAGGCTCCTGCCAAGGGGCTAAAGGAAAATGTGGGGGACGAGCATGCCATATCCCTGGATGAGTCCTTTGAGGGACGAGCAGCACTCATTCATATGCTAAGTGAAACCCATGACGTTGAGCCAATTCACAGCAATGGCACAACAAATGGTACCACACCCGAAGTCGAAGAAGTGGTGGTGATACCCGGTATGATACCCAAGTTTATCAAGGTTCTCAATTCGGGCGACGCTGCGGTGGTAAGTGTGTTGAGCCAAAAACACTACGACTACCGACCGCTGGTTATCAAAATGCATCGCGACAACGAGACCAATGGATTGTGGTGGGAGATTCGGGACTTCTGCAACGATACCTTCTACAACGAAACTCTGTCGAAGTTTGCATACAGCAACTGTACTTCAGGGATTGTGATGTACACGTTCAACGATAAAAAGTTCCCATCCACGTTCAGTTTCCTCACAGCGGGAGG CATCATTGGCCTGTATACCACCTTTGTGTTATTGGCCTCGCGCTTTATGAAGTCCTTTATTGGTGGGCAAAACAGAAAGATAATGTTTGAGGATCTGCCATACGTTGATAGAGTGCTGCAGCTCTGTCTGGACATTTATCTG GTACGGGAGGCATTGGAATTCGCGCTGGAAGAAGACCTGTTTGCCAAATTACTCTTCCTATACCGATCGCCCGAAACGCTAATCAAGTGGACCCGTCCCAAGGAGGAGTACGTGGACGATGACGGTGACACCGACTCGATTCCCAGTCGAATGAGCGTGCGCCGGCCCGAGCAGCTGCAGCCACAGCAACCGCAATAA